A window from Salvia miltiorrhiza cultivar Shanhuang (shh) chromosome 2, IMPLAD_Smil_shh, whole genome shotgun sequence encodes these proteins:
- the LOC131011698 gene encoding L-type lectin-domain containing receptor kinase S.6, whose amino-acid sequence MQPSPLNLLLLLLLFSTSTAFSPAHNVTLFEDASWSNPQRGSFSLTKPKSCTAPSPPPLFAMGRAFYSNPVRFLDHSTSATASFSCSFSFTTTNPRSCPLGDGIAFLITSTAAAASTPQHTHMGLPPPQDSYFAVEFDTNSNHVGIDVDNVTSVASADAAKISLRDNREITTWIEYRHSDTMIRIWITHSNNIRPKNPILASKIDLSKRFKEFMSVGFTAANVRGSSVYTVERWRFKTFLGMVPPSMEAVKTGDCSVCSQWDTNIEFGSFNTRRTRKEILILVVVLTSFAALTVLFGAGVFVCVCVIRRRGCRRAEMQRQPYRFHGGRMVPMMLSLSEIRSATNGFNHDRVIGEGGSAVVYVGKIPHCGTVAIKRFNHENHYDSSLARVPFNTEFATMAGCLKHKNLVQLQGWCCERNELLLVYEYMANGSLDKILHGRPSCSRFLTWEKRLNIIHGVASALIYLHEECESQIIHRDVKTCNILVDAEFNPKLGDFGLAEVCRRSLRGRDGAGGRATFPAGTMGYLAPEYAFSGVPTVKTDVYSFGVVVLEVGTGRRPVDETGCLLCEHVWGLWERGLIADAADPKLLGRFSRVEMERVLVVGLACAHPNGEMRPTMREAARMLGGEAPLPALPSKRPVVMIQSVVAHAAEELASATSTPWSTPRTHFSKNQYHPDNN is encoded by the coding sequence ATGCAGCCGTCTCCTCTcaatctcctcctcctcctcctcctcttctccACCTCAACCGCTTTCTCCCCCGCCCACAACGTCACCCTCTTCGAAGACGCATCCTGGAGCAATCCGCAGCGCGGCTCCTTTTCTCTCACTAAACCCAAGAGCTGCACCgccccatcgccgccgccgttgTTCGCCATGGGTAGAGCATTCTACTCGAACCCAGTCCGCTTCCTTGACCACTCAACCAGCGCCACCGCCTCCTTCTCCTGCAGCTTCTCCTTCACCACCACCAACCCCCGTTCCTGCCCCTTGGGCGACGGCATCGCGTTCCTCATCACCTCCaccgctgccgccgcctccacccccCAACACACCCACATGGGGCTCCCCCCGCCTCAAGATTCCTACTTCGCCGTCGAATTCGACACCAACTCCAACCATGTCGGCATCGACGTCGACAACGTCACCTCAGTAGCCTCCGCCGACGCAGCCAAAATCAGCCTCAGAGATAACAGAGAGATAACCACGTGGATCGAATACCGCCACTCCGACACCATGATCAGGATTTGGATCACTCACTCCAACAACATCAGGCCCAAAAACCCCATTCTTGCATCCAAGATTGACCTCTCCAAGCGATTCAAAGAGTTCATGAGCGTCGGATTCACCGCCGCAAACGTGAGAGGCTCGTCTGTCTACACCGTGGAGCGGTGGAGATTCAAGACGTTTCTTGGAATGGTGCCGCCGTCAATGGAAGCCGTGAAAACAGGGGATTGCTCCGTTTGTTCACAATGGGACACCAACATCGAATTCGGCTCCTTTAACACTCGTCGCACGAGAAAGGAGATCCTGATCTTGGTTGTGGTTCTAACTAGCTTCGCTGCGCTCACGGTCCTGTTCGGAGCAGGCGTTTTCGTGTGCGTGTGCGTGATTAGGCGGCGGGGATGCAGGCGGGCGGAAATGCAGAGGCAGCCGTATAGGTTTCACGGCGGGAGGATGGTGCCGATGATGCTATCTCTGAGTGAGATAAGGTCAGCCACCAACGGATTCAATCACGATAGGGTGATTGGTGAAGGGGGCTCGGCTGTGGTGTATGTAGGGAAGATCCCACACTGTGGGACCGTGGCGATCAAGCGTTTCAACCACGAGAATCACTACGATTCCTCCTTGGCGCGCGTCCCTTTCAACACCGAGTTTGCTACAATGGCGGGGTGCTTGAAGCACAAGAATCTGGTGCAGCTGCAGGGCTGGTGCTGCGAGAGGAACGAGCTGCTCCTCGTCTATGAATACATGGCTAACGGCAGCCTCGACAAGATCCTCCACGGGCGGCCCAGCTGCTCGAGGTTCTTGACGTGGGAGAAGAGGCTCAACATCATCCATGGCGTCGCGTCTGCTTTGATCTACCTGCACGAGGAGTGCGAGAGCCAGATCATCCACAGAGATGTCAAGACGTGCAACATATTGGTGGACGCGGAGTTTAACCCAAAGCTGGGTGATTTCGGGCTGGCCGAGGTATGCAGGCGTAGTTTGAGAGGTAGGGATGGGGCCGGGGGTAGGGCGACCTTCCCGGCTGGGACAATGGGGTATCTGGCGCCCGAGTATGCCTTCTCGGGCGTCCCCACGGTGAAGACGGACGTGTACAGCTTCGGGGTGGTGGTGCTGGAGGTGGGCACGGGGAGGCGCCCCGTTGATGAGACGGGGTGCCTCCTGTGTGAGCATGTGTGGGGGCTGTGGGAGAGGGGGCTCATCGCTGATGCGGCTGATCCCAAGCTCTTGGGGCGCTTCAGCCGGGTGGAGATGGAGAGGGTGCTCGTGGTGGGGCTGGCTTGCGCGCACCCAAACGGGGAGATGAGGCCGACCATGAGGGAGGCTGCGCGGATGCTCGGAGGGGAGGCGCCGCTGCCGGCCTTGCCTAGCAAGAGGCCGGTTGTGATGATTCAGTCAGTGGTGGCGCACGCAGCTGAGGAGTTGGCGAGTGCCACTAGCACACCCTGGTCCACTCCTAGGACTCATTTTAGCAAGAATCAGTACCACCCGGATAATAACTAG